A genomic region of Photobacterium swingsii contains the following coding sequences:
- the murA gene encoding UDP-N-acetylglucosamine 1-carboxyvinyltransferase: protein MQKFRIQGGGPLSGEVSISGAKNAALPILFSALLAEGPVEVANVPKLRDIDTTMELLSRLGAKVSRNGSVHVDASGVNEFCAPYDLVKTMRASIWALGPLVARFGQGQVSLPGGCAIGARPVDLHISGLEQLGASITLEEGYVKASVDGRLKGAHIVMDKVSVGATVTIMSAATLAEGTTVIENAAREPEIVDTADFLNALGAKVTGAGTDTITIEGVERLGGGYHRVVPDRIETGTFLVAAAVSGGKILCRNTRPSLMEAALAKLEEAGALVETGEDWISLDMTDRELKAVNIRTTPHPGFPTDMQAQFSLLNLVAKGTGIITETIFENRFMHIPELIRMGAHAEIEGNTVICGDTDGLSGAQVMATDLRASASLVIAGSIAEGETIVDRIYHIDRGYEHIEEKFSGLGMNIERIDG, encoded by the coding sequence ATGCAGAAGTTTCGAATCCAGGGCGGTGGCCCATTAAGTGGCGAAGTCTCCATTTCTGGTGCTAAGAATGCAGCATTGCCGATTTTGTTTTCTGCACTATTAGCAGAAGGCCCTGTTGAAGTAGCGAACGTGCCTAAACTGCGCGATATCGACACGACAATGGAATTACTGAGCCGTTTAGGCGCTAAAGTATCACGTAATGGCTCGGTTCATGTGGATGCTAGTGGCGTGAACGAGTTTTGTGCGCCGTATGATTTAGTGAAAACCATGCGCGCTTCGATCTGGGCGTTAGGTCCATTGGTGGCACGCTTTGGTCAAGGCCAAGTCTCACTGCCAGGTGGTTGTGCAATTGGTGCTCGTCCGGTTGATCTTCATATCAGTGGTCTTGAGCAGCTGGGTGCAAGCATTACGCTTGAAGAAGGGTACGTTAAAGCCAGCGTTGATGGTCGCCTGAAAGGTGCTCATATCGTGATGGATAAAGTCAGTGTTGGCGCTACAGTGACGATTATGTCGGCGGCCACCCTTGCTGAAGGTACAACGGTTATTGAGAACGCAGCACGTGAGCCAGAGATTGTCGATACGGCTGATTTCTTGAATGCGTTAGGTGCGAAAGTAACAGGTGCAGGTACTGACACTATCACGATTGAAGGTGTTGAGCGTTTAGGTGGTGGTTACCACCGTGTGGTACCTGATCGTATTGAAACCGGTACCTTCTTGGTAGCGGCTGCGGTATCGGGTGGTAAGATCCTATGTCGTAACACGCGTCCATCTTTGATGGAAGCGGCGTTAGCGAAACTTGAAGAAGCGGGTGCCTTGGTTGAAACTGGTGAAGACTGGATCAGCTTGGATATGACAGACCGCGAATTAAAAGCGGTGAATATTCGCACTACACCACACCCGGGTTTCCCAACCGACATGCAGGCGCAATTCTCACTGTTAAACTTGGTGGCTAAGGGCACAGGTATTATCACGGAAACGATTTTTGAAAACCGTTTCATGCACATCCCTGAATTGATTCGTATGGGCGCACACGCAGAGATCGAAGGTAATACGGTTATTTGCGGTGATACCGATGGCTTAAGCGGTGCACAAGTGATGGCAACGGATTTACGTGCATCAGCAAGCCTTGTGATCGCGGGGAGTATCGCGGAAGGTGAGACGATTGTTGATCGTATTTACCACATTGACCGTGGTTATGAGCACATTGAAGAGAAATTCAGTGGGTTAGGGATGAACATCGAACGTATCGATGGTTAA
- the degS gene encoding outer membrane-stress sensor serine endopeptidase DegS translates to MLAFLTRSIALGVITAIALLVAIPSLRTQMFAPSVSLSDDKPINAAQLSFNFAVRRASPAVVNIYNRRYNAEAQLKLSTQGLGSGVIMSDKGYIVTNYHVVAEADQVIVALQDGRLFTAQLIGKDRRTDLAVLKVQAENLPVIPTNSKYNPAVGDVVLAIGNPYNLGQTTTYGIISATGRSGMSFYGRQDFLQTDAAINNGNSGGALVNTRGELVGINTASFQQATDIETYGISFAIPYELTHKIMDKLIADGRVIRGYIGIDGREINPVMARLYDAEQINGVIVMGMDPNGPAQRAGFKVQDIILEINDKPVTGKRNVQDIVTDLRPGTSAKVKVLRNGEPVFIDVLIGDDPTE, encoded by the coding sequence ATGCTGGCATTTCTTACTCGCTCGATAGCCCTTGGGGTTATTACAGCCATCGCCTTGCTTGTGGCCATCCCTAGCTTACGTACGCAGATGTTCGCGCCTTCTGTTAGCCTTTCTGACGACAAGCCGATCAATGCCGCCCAGCTTTCGTTTAACTTTGCCGTTCGCCGCGCCTCTCCTGCTGTCGTTAACATTTATAACCGTCGTTATAATGCCGAAGCCCAGCTAAAACTTAGCACTCAAGGTCTAGGTTCTGGCGTGATCATGAGCGATAAAGGCTATATCGTAACTAATTACCATGTGGTTGCAGAAGCCGATCAGGTCATTGTTGCCCTACAAGATGGTCGTCTCTTTACCGCACAACTCATAGGCAAAGACCGTCGTACCGATTTAGCGGTATTAAAAGTACAAGCTGAAAACTTACCTGTCATTCCGACAAACTCAAAATATAACCCTGCCGTTGGTGATGTCGTGCTGGCCATAGGTAACCCCTACAACTTAGGTCAAACGACAACGTACGGTATTATTTCAGCCACAGGGCGCTCAGGCATGAGCTTCTACGGCCGCCAAGATTTTCTACAAACCGATGCCGCAATCAATAATGGTAACTCTGGTGGTGCGTTAGTGAATACCCGCGGTGAGTTAGTCGGCATCAATACGGCCTCATTCCAACAAGCGACCGATATTGAAACCTATGGTATCTCTTTTGCCATTCCGTATGAGCTAACCCATAAGATTATGGATAAACTGATTGCTGATGGTCGTGTTATCCGTGGCTATATCGGCATTGATGGCCGAGAAATTAACCCTGTCATGGCGCGTCTCTACGATGCAGAACAAATTAATGGCGTGATTGTCATGGGAATGGACCCTAACGGCCCTGCTCAGCGCGCGGGCTTTAAGGTGCAAGACATTATCCTAGAAATTAATGATAAGCCTGTGACCGGCAAACGTAATGTTCAAGATATTGTCACGGATTTACGCCCAGGCACGAGCGCAAAGGTCAAAGTGCTGCGTAACGGTGAGCCCGTCTTTATTGATGTCTTAATCGGTGACGACCCAACAGAGTAA